The nucleotide sequence TGAATCACCCATatcatttcttaatttttcatcTCAAGTACTTCATCTTCggtaaaaaaattacaaacacGAAAATTAGATGCAGAGATTTTTCCTATCAGTTAAAATTTGCTATTGAACTTAAAAAAGAACTCAAGCAAAGAGGCAAAGCTTTTTATTTCTCACGAGCAGTAAAAAGACTCATTTAGTATTGCACTATATTGTTCAGTAAATTACGATgaatgattgttttattttgaatatatgtaCTTGTTAATGATTAAATCATTACTTGTAAAATATCTTTGACCTTATTGTATTCAAATATGTACGAATTGGCCCAACAATGTTACCAATAAAGTTACCAAGCGTGGttatcccaccccccccccctaaaaaaacacGTATAAACATTAGCAATGGTAAAAAAACACGCATATAGTTTCTGTTCACTTCAAGCAAAACCAAATGAAACCAATTTCATTCAGACAACATGTTACCTTTCCAGCAAATATTGGCAGCCGTATTCGTGGTGATGATCTCTATGACGTCTGCGTTTGTCGTGAAACAGACAAAGGAAACAACAAAGACGACCACAGGATCAATACCATCCAACCATGTAATGGCTGAAAGTGTTTCTACGTCCACTGAACTTAAGTACGACAATATCGAGGGAAAGTCCCCATTTTCATCAATTTCCGGGGCATATCAAGAAGGATATGATAGAAAACTGGTAGACCAGTTGCTACTAGCGAACAGTATACCTGGTAAGCAGGGTGAAATGTTCAACGAAGACAATCAAATGGTGTTATCTGAAGGCCTGAAACTCGTCGATAAAGCCACCAGTGTCCTACAAGAGTATCGTGATATCAAGAAAAGGTCTACAACATGCCAGAATCCAACAGATCGGGATCTTGAGAAACAGCTATTGATAGCTAAAATATTTCAGACAATGGACGTTGCAGGGACATGGGAAGGTTTAAAATACGATGTTAATGCAGATAATTACGTACCAACGAATCCAACAACTAATATGGCCTTAAATAGAAGAACAGCCTGTCCATGGATGTATGACTCAGATGAAAATGAAGACAGGTAAGACTGACAAACTGCTAGTCCCATTTTCGCATTGCGTCTTTTCTTTACACTCGCTTCTAGCGAGTTGTTAGAAGTTGGTACACAACAAAATCAGATGAAAGCCCCCAACTTATTGATTGTAACATCCTGTAGATATTTGGTAGTTGCCTACTATACGTAATACGTTGCAAGATGATAATATACAGCAGTAAAACATACATCACAGTCCCGTAACTGTGACGCTATCAGGGTTTATTcgatttgaaatttaaataaatatctttcCTTTTATAATCGTGCTGTTGTCAAATTTGCTCGAAATATTGGAAACTCTGCTCAATTATAGTGTGACATTTAGTGAGTTCAGTTTCACCATTATATTTCCGTCGctgaataaaatattcaaacacgACAAATTTAACGTAAACACACATTTTAAACCATTTTCCAAATGATGGTATATCTAACTATTATAGTAAAGTGCCAGATAATATCATGACAAAGTGTATTTTTTATCCTTCCTTGAAACATGCAGTCAATGTAGCTATGGTCCTTCGTAATGAGGATGTTGTCCTCACCTGTAGTAAGTAAAATCCAAGTCGGAACATTCTTTATACAGAATAAACATCTACATGATATCACTTGCCTCAGGAGATCTTGAATATGTTATCACTATCAAGGTGAATGTATGATACGTCataaatgacgtcattaaccTGTTGACATAACAACATTTCAATTACAATACAGAGAGCAAGCGGTGTCTGATATATgaattatttatacatatttttaaagtTAATCAATGTAAGTCTGTGTAAAAAAAGAACTTCTCTTTATAGAAAATTTCAGAAATTACGCCTTAATTATAGTGCATACCGTTATATCTATAAAACAGATAACTGGAATTATATGTGAACAAAATACTTCAACACCAACATTTCCCATCATTATATAACAAGAAGTATTACAATCAGCATTGCTATTGAACGTAGTTCAAGAAATCCGATTGACAGCAGTACAAGTCACAGATTTGAACTAAATTGTTGAAATAAGACTAAATATTACCGGCATTAGTCATTTAGATCCGGAGTTAAGAAAAGCACAACTTAATCCTTTTTGGAACGTTTTTTGTTAAAACGGAGGAAATAAAGATTGATTCTAATATTGTAATATCGGAAATAGCAGGTAGAATATCGAAGACACCAGAGGTCTCTCAAACGGGAAGGATATTGATGTCAATAACTTCCTTTTTAGCAATAATTAAACGACCATGGATATGACCTAGTTACGTATGGCGTTTGTGTTAAGACGTATGATATGTTGCCATGTTGATAAAACTGACTGGATTTGCGTTTGTAAGGAGACAGATGCGCAAAATAAGTGATACCTTTGGTTGGTTTAGTGAATGTTCATCTCGACAAACACATGAAGTAGAATTGCTTATAAAATTGTAATATTGATTAGGAGATAAAAGAAACCTTTCGGAAAGGGGATAAGTCTGACAAGCGGTAGTAAATcatgtcaataaaaaaaaattgcgcgTGTACATCAATAGCCTACTGTAGACCTATGTAATGTTGAGACAGTTGGTTGCAATAGGGATCGAAAACGCGGAGTCTGTTTCATCGCAACCAATACATATGCGCAGTTACAAGCTATATCCGTTAGCTTGTATCAAAATGTCACGACAGCTATAAAGTAACTTCCTAATGACAGACATGGACTTCTAAAATACTTCGAATTTTGCTCGCGCATGCGTCCGAAAGATATTTTGGTTCGACGTATCTATGAGCACTAAGACGAGATTCCATTCCTTTTTCCTCCCATGGCCATGGTTGTGTGATTATTCACTACACAATAGTTATATCGATTGTATCATTATGAATCATTAGGTCGTTATTAAAGTGGAATGCATGATAAGTTTTTATGATATTACGGTCACGGAGAGTGTCACTGCTAAGTGCACTTTCACCACGCGCTAAAAAAACTTCATTGCTATATTTGATATCCCTAAATCTAACTTGATGACTAATGTGGATAAAATCAGGACTGATAtctttttgtgttcattttctACCTTTCAGGTATCCTAGAATAATAGCATATGCGAAGTGTAAATGTACAAAATGCGTACACCATGAAGTACATAATTGCCGACAACTTACGGTTGATGAAGTGGTACTAATGAAAGACGGAACATGCGATGAGGGGAATTATTTTAAGTAAGTATGACTCTTACGTCCACACAAAATCAGTGGtaataacaaaatgtattaaacGGTCATAGGTAATTTGTAAGGAACGCCAGTCAAACACGTTACACatatgaaatacatattttatgttttatatgaGCGTATTAGAAATAACATCAAATTAAGGCAGCGTAAAATTGTCATCAAGAATAACAGATttattgggattacacatatcctcagttcttactgtaatcctactAGCCCATGCTACCGATCTACCAGCACGATCCACATTTTACTTTGGGTACAAAACTTTACGATATGAAGTAGTTACTTTGTCCTCTGTCTGTATGGGTTGTTACAATCTGACGTATCGGCATGTCACGGTTGTTAC is from Apostichopus japonicus isolate 1M-3 chromosome 16, ASM3797524v1, whole genome shotgun sequence and encodes:
- the LOC139983765 gene encoding uncharacterized protein: MNILQYMQILAAVFVVMISMTSAFVVKQTKETTKTTTGSIPSNHVMAESVSTSTELKYDNIEGKSPFSSISGAYQEGYDRKLVDQLLLANSIPGKQGEMFNEDNQMVLSEGLKLVDKATSVLQEYRDIKKRSTTCQNPTDRDLEKQLLIAKIFQTMDVAGTWEGLKYDVNADNYVPTNPTTNMALNRRTACPWMYDSDENEDRYPRIIAYAKCKCTKCVHHEVHNCRQLTVDEVVLMKDGTCDEGNYFKYTAAQIKIPVACACSRTSFS